The Sinorhizobium alkalisoli genomic interval TGACGCCTTTCAGCGTCGCCTTCAATTCGGTTTGCTGCGCTTCAGTGAGCGCATGCGCCGACGTGACGTCGGCGGTGACTTCGCCCCGGTGGCGCGCAGCGATCAGGCGGAAGGCCTTGATGATGCCCGGCAGCGCAAAGAGGCGACGATTGCGGGCAACGACCTTGAGGAAGTTGCCGACCAGCCCGGAAAAGCCGACCTTCTCGACAAGCGCCGAAACGGCCTTGAACTGGTCGTCGGCGGAAAAGACCGGGCTCACGACCAGCCGCTTCAGGTCGTCGCTGCCGTCGATCAGCGCCTGGACGCGAACGAGTTCGGCGCCAACCGCCTCGACCGAACCGGCCTCGAGCGCCAGCTCGAAGAGCGACGAGGCATATCTTTCTGCAACACCGGAAATAAGCTGGGATGTGTCTGCCACGGGCACAAGCTTCTCTCAAAATCATCCAAGAGCGTCAGCGACAGCGAACTGCTCACCTAACACCTTGAATTTGCTGCAATAACTCGCAGGATATCGAGGCCGTGAGACCCACTTCCCCCGCAATTCGCGGTTCGTCTAGCATAGGATGTTTGGACTCGCAACACGCCAGGGCCAGGAATGCGGCATTACCCGTCCGGTTCGCGTTGATTTTGCCGTAAATTCCGCTGCGTCCCCGCGGCTCCGGTCAGATCAGCCCGAAGACATAGGCAAGCGGAAGAGCCGCGAGCGCCGCCTGGACGGCGAGTGCGAGCCAGTTGAAGAGTGTTGCGCCATTGTCGCTCATCATCGACAGAGCGCGACCGAAAGCCGCAAGTGCGAAGGCGGCCCCGACGGCGAGATAGACCATCGGCTGGGCGAGCAGGATGGCCCCGAGACCAAGGCCGACATGCATGCCGCCCATCGTGGAACGGGCCTCCGCCAGGCCGCCGCGGCGGCCTTCGGCAAGACCGATGCCGGCCGCGCGAAAGGCAAGGCGCGGGGCGAACAGCATGACGAGACCGATCAGCGCCGCCACGCCGGCCGCTGAGAAGGCCACGAACTCCCCGGTTTCCGTCGGAATATAGAACTCCATGTCCATTCCCCCGCGGCAGATGATTTGCGGCGCCTCGTTCATGATTGCGGCATGTCCGGCATGCGGCAGGTGATTCGCCGTTGCGCCTCCCCATCTAGCCCATGTAAGCGGCGATGGGAATCGGCAGTCTCTTGCAAGCGACCGCGATCACAGGAAACTCTGCGGATCGACGTCGAGCTGGACGCTGACCGATCCGCGCTCTTTCGGACCCGCGGCGAGCATCGCTTTCAGAAAGGCCTGCATGTCGCTGCTGCGCCGTCCGTGGACGAGCAGGCGGAATCGGTGGCGGCCGCGGATCAGCGCCAGCGGCGCCTCGGCCGGCCCGAGCATCGAAATGCCGTCGACATGCGGCGCGGCGCTGCGCAAGGACCGCGCATGTCCCTCGGCGTCCTGGCGGGAATCGGCGGAGACGATGATCGAGGCGAGCCGGCCGAAGGGCGGCAGCACGGCGCGTTCCCGCTCCTGGATCTCGCGCTCGTAGAAAGCATCGGAGTCCCCCGAAACGATCGCCTGCATCACCGGATGCTGCGGCTGGTAGGTCTGCAGCAGCCCGAGGCTCTTCAGGCCCGTCCGCCCGGCACGGCCCGTCACCTGCGACAACAGTTGGAAGGTTCGCTCGGCGGCACGCGGATCGCCATTGGCAAGGCCGAGATCGGCATCGACGATGCCGACCAGCGTCATCATCGGAAAATTGTGGCCCTTGGCGACGAGCTGGGTGCCGATGACGATATCCGCCTCGCCGCTCGCGATCGCCTCGAGTTCCAGCCGCAGCCGCTTGACGCCCATCAGGTCGGAGGACAGCACGATGGTGCGGGCCTCGGGAAAATGCCGCTCGACCTCCTCCGCGATGCGCTCGACGCCTGGGCCGCAGGCAACGAGATGATCGAGCGTGCCGCATTCGGGACACGCCTCCGGCGTCCGTTCCGCATAGCCGCAATGATGGCACTGGATCTGCCTGCGGAACCGGTGTTCGACGAGCCAGCTGGAGCAATCCGGGCATTGGAAGCGGTGGCCGCAGACGCGGCAGAGCGTCAGCGGCGCATAGCCGCGGCGGTTCAGGAACAAGAGAGCCTGCTCGCCCCGGCCGATCGTCTTGCCGATCTCATTCAGGAGGACCGGCGAGAGAAAGCCTCCGCGCTCCGGCGGATGGCGGCGCATGTCGACGATGCCGAGATGCGGCAGCGCCGCGTCGCCGAAGCGGGTCGGCAGATGGATCGGCCGGTAGCGCCCGACCTCGCCATTGACCCGGCTTTCGATCGAAGGCGTCGCGGAGACGAGCACGACCGGGAAACCGCTGATCCGCCCGCGCACCACGGCCATGTCGCGGGCATTGTAGAAAACGCGATCCTCCTGCTTGTAGGCGGGATCATGCTCCTCGTCGACGATGATGAGACCGAGATCCTCAAAGGGCAGGAAAAGGGCGGAGCGGGCGCCGGCGACGACGCGCACCTGGCCGGTCGTCACCTGCCGCCAGACCTTTTCCCTTGTGCGTGGCGCCAGGTCCGAATGCCACTCCGCCGGCTTCGCCCCGAAACGGTCCTGGAAGCGTTCGAGGAAGCTGGCGGTCAGCGCAATTTCGGGGAGCAGGATCAGCACCTGTTTCCCGGCCCGAAGCGTGGCGGCAATCGCCTCGAAATAGACCTCGGTCTTGCCGGATCCGGTAATCCCGTCGATCAGCGATACCGAGAACTTGCCCTCCTCGACCGCGGCGAGCAGGTCGGCAGCCGCCTGCCTCTGCGGCCCTTCGAGACGCGGAGCGGTAAAGTCGGGATCGGGAGCGGCAACGACCGGCGGCGGCGGCATGAACAGCGTTTCGAACACGCCCTGCGCCTGTAGACCGTCGATGACGCTCGAGGAGACGCCGGCCGCATGGGCAAGACCGGAGCGGGTCCAGGAATAGCCGTCGCCGGCCGCGGCGATCACCCGCTCGCGCGCCGCCGTCATTCGTTCCGGCCGCATCTCCGTCAGGCGCAGCGCCTCCACCATCGGTTCGGGATCGAAGGCGGTGGGCGCGCGAAGCGCCATGCGGGCGACGAGGCCCGGCGGCGTCACCGTATAGGCGGCCACCCAGTCGAGAAAGGCACGCATGTCGGGCGTCAGCGGCGGGCAGTCGAAGACCTTCTCGACCGCTTTCAGCTTCTTGCGGTCGACCGTGCCGTCGTCGGGACCGTCCCACACGACGCCGACGACCAGCCGGGGGCCGAGCGGCACCTGCACGATCGAACCCGGCTCGACCGCCATCCCATCGGGCACCGCATAGGAATAGGCCTTCGGCGCCGGCATCGGCAGCAGAACGGGCACCACGCGGCGGTCGAGTACGGCCCCGAATAAATCGGTTGAATTGAGAGTCATTTTGCCGTGACCTTGCCACCGCTTTCAGATAAAGAAAACCGCGCAGCGAACCGCCGCCTTGTGGATAGCAGGGTTTGTCATGGTTCCACCCGACTTTCAACGCGCGCAATCTCCGCCATGGATCTCCCGACAGCGGACAGGCGCCCGAACGGCTGAGTGCCAAAGGAAGGCTCCCATGAAATTTTTCGTTGATACCGCCGACGTGAAGGAAATCCGGGAACTGAACGATCTCGGCCTGCTCGACGGCGTCACCACCAACCCCTCGCTGATCCTGAAGTCGGGCCGCGACATCGTCGAAGTCACCAAGGAAATCTGCGACATCGTCGACGGCCCCGTTTCGGCGGAAGTCACGGCTACCGAATATAGCGAGATGATGAAGGAAGCGGCCGCTCTTTCGAAGATCGCCGACAATATCTGCATCAAGGTGCCGCTGACGCTTGACGGCCTGAAGGCCTGCAAGGCGCTGACCTCCGACGGACATCAGACCAACGTCACGCTCTGCTTCTCGGCCAACCAGGCGCTGCTCGCCGCCAAGGCCGGCGCGACCTTCGTCTCGCCCTTCATCGGCCGCCTCGACGATATCGCCTTCGACGGCATGGACCTGATCCGCGAGATCCGTCACATCTTCGACAATTACGGCTACGAGACCGAAATCCTCGCCGCCTCGGTGCGCACGGTCAACCACGTCAAGGAAGCCGCCCTCATCGGCGCCGACGTCGTCACCGCACCGCCGGCAACCTTGAAGGCGCTGGTCAAGCATCCGCTGACCGACAAGGGCCTCGAAATGTTCCTGGCCGACTGGGCGAAGACCGGTCAGAAGATCGGCTGATCGAATCGCGTTCGGAAAGAAAACATCAGGGCCCCGCGGCGATGCGGGGCCTTTTTTGATTCAGCGAATGCGACCAAAACAGAAGGCCCCGGAAGGGATCCCGGGACCGCCTCCGCTCCGACCGGGAAACGCGCACCGACGAGGACAGGCACTTCCAGCGCCTTGTCCGCCCCCATACCCCTGATCTGCATGCCTGCGCCGCTGTCAAGCACGGCCAATGCGCTACAGCGCCGGGCGTCTTATTAGACGCGCAAAGGTCGCTGTAGCGCTTTGAATTGCTGCATGTCTTCATCCTTTAACCGAGGTCGACTAAAGAAGATATGCAGTAGGCCCTCATGGCACAGTCTCGAGATCGGTTTCGCGAAACTCATCATCGGTCGCCAAGATCGGAACCCGATAGTATTTGGCGCATGCGTAATGGATGCAGTCTGCCAGATTGAGGCCGTGACGGCCTTTACGGTAACGATGTGCAGCCGAGAGCGCGAGATTGCTGGCGCGCTTCGCAGGCGGCAGATCGCAGATTTCAATGGCCCGGGCTTCGAGAAAGTCCATGATCAGCGGTTCCAGCGCCTCTATGGCCATATCGAACTTGTCGGGCCGGGAAAGCGCGAGAGCCGTTTCGAGAATGGCGAGCGGTGATGTAATGCGCGTCTGCGCCTTCATCAGCGCCTCAGAAACGCGATCCGATTCCCCTTCGTCGGACAGGACGGCGATTGGTGCGCAGGCGTCGACGAACACGCGCCTTACGCCTCCCACATCTCATCAAAGGCTTCCTTTGGCAGCGGCTTTCTGGCTTTCTCATTGAGTTCGACGTGGTATTTTTCGCGCAACCGCGCTGCGGTCTGAGCGGGCGTTTCGACGTTCAATCGCCGTTCGATCGCCTCGCGCATGGCGGTGATGATGGCATCGGAAATGCTCACCTTCGCGATCTTCGCGAATTTCCGGGTGAGTTCGTCGGCCCTCTCATTGGTCACGTTGATCGCCATGGTCGCAGCCTGCATGTAGATAAATTCCCGACCTAGTGTAGATCCTTCTATCTAATTCGCAATTGTGTCCTGGCCGGCTGAGACGCCTTGATCGGGCGCTAATGTGTCCATCGCAGGTACGGTTCAAGCAGCTTCGGCGGGTGCTGCGAACACCGCGTCGCTATCCCGCGCGAGCTCGATCACCGTATGGCGCTCAAGCGCACGGGTGACGTCCGCCGGATCGCCTTCCAATGCCTCGGGTGCGATGAGGTTGCCGATCCGGAAGTCGAAGAGGTCGCCCTTCTTGTTCAAAAGTTCATGGAAGACGGTCATGTCGCGCAGTTCCGTCGACCACTTGGCGAACCAGTAGAACAGGCCGGAATTGCGGGCGCTCATGTGCACCGGCAGGATCGGCAGGCCGTATTTGCGCGCAAAGCTCACCGCCGAGCTTTTCCAGGGCCGTTCATTGAGACGCCCATCCGCCCAATAAGCGATGCGGCCGGAGGGAAAGAGCACGGTCGCCTTTCCCGCTTCGATCGCCCGATTGGTGACCTGCAGGGTCTCGCGCGCCTTGAGCTTCGACTTGTACTCTTCCCGCCACTCGACCGGGATGATCATCTCGACGAAGCGCGGATTGACGCGGATGGCATCGCGATTGGCGAAAAACATCATGTCCGGTCTGCGGCTCTTGAGAAGGTCGAAAACGGCGATGCCGTCGGCAATGCCGGTCGGATGATTGCTGACGAGCAGGAATCCGCCGCTTGCCGGGATTCGCTCCGGCCGGTCGACACGGACATCGAGCGAGAGAACCGAACTCAGATGCTCAAATGCCTGGAAGCCCTGCATGTTGGCGACAGAATCGGCGAATTCGATCGCCTTGCGGTAGTTGAGCAGCGTGTAGAGAAATGGCCGCACCACCGGCCACAGCGGGTGGTGAGCGATCTTGCGCCCGCGCTCGGCGATCAGCGTGTCGACGATATGGCCGGGCTGCCCCTGCGAGACCAGGGCAATCGCCTCTGCAAAATGCGCCAGCGCGCTCGCCGAATCACGTCTCGCCATGGTCCCACCCGCTGTTGCTGATCGAACATCGCAGTTCAATATGATCGAACAATGACAAATTCCAAGGGTGCCTCATCAAACAAAATGCATGTTGCCGCGCCGCGCGTCTTTCAGACGCGCAACAGTCGTCGCAACTCTTTCAATCTGCGCATCGAGCTTTCCGAAAGTCGGGTGCGATTTTCGGGCCGATGCGTTAGCAAAAACATAAGGCACCAGTGGCATGGTCCGGGCACGCATGAGGACCGGGCCGACGATGAACGAACTTCTTGTGATAGGCCATCCCGAGGTGATGGCGGAGCGTCAACGGTGGCTTGCCAGCCTTGCCGGAGAACGCCGCCTGTCGGAAAAGACGATCGAGGCTTATGAACGCGACACGCGGCAATTCCTCACATTCCTGACGGGGCATCTCGCCAGCCCTCCCCGGCTTGCCGATATCCACAGCCTCCGTCCTGCCGATCTCCGGGGCTTTCTCGCGCAGCGGCGCAAAGGCGGCGCGGGCGCGCGCACGCTCGGACGCGGACTTGCGGGTCTACGCTCGTTCCTGCGTTATCTCGAACGAAACGGCCTCGCCAACGCGGCAGGCGCTGCTGCCGTACGCTCGCCGAAACAGCCGAAATTGCTGCCTAAACCGCTCACCGATCGCGAAGCGCTTAAAGTGGTGACGACGGATGCGCAATTGGCCGAAGAGCCTTGGATCGCCGCGCGCAATGCCGCGGTGTTGACCCTTCTTTATGGCTGCGGCCTGCGCATATCCGAAGCGCTCGAACTGTCGCCTGAAGACATCGCCGGCGCCGCCTCGCTGCGCGTCGTGGGCAAAGGTGGCAAAACCCGCATCGTTCCTCTGATCGACGCGGCGAGCGAAGCGGTTGCGGCCTATCGCCAGCTCTGCCCCTATCACCTCGGCCCCGGCGAGCCGCTGTTTCGCGGCGCCCGCGGCGCCAGGCTGCAGCCGGCGATCATCCAGCGCGAAATGCAGAAGCTGCGCACCGCCCTCGGTCTTCCGGATTCGGCGACGCCGCATGCGCTCCGCCACTCCTTCGCGACGCACCTGCTTGCCGGCGGTGGGGATCTGCGCACCATTCAGGAACTGCTCGGCCATGCCAGCCTCTCGACGACCCAGGTCTATACGGGGGTCGATTCGACCCGGCTGCTCGAAATCTATGATCGCGCCCACCCGCGCGCCTGAAGCGCCAAAACACGCCATTCCGGCCGAGGGACATGCAAACGAATTATGGCCCGCTCTCGACCCTGATCGAAAAACGGGGGCGCACTCCTGGCCAAGATGCATTAGGGTCAGGAGCTGGGGCCAGGAGCTATGATCCGGCGCTTGCCCGTTAACCACGCCCGTTAAGGGTCCTGTGACCATGGAAGCGTAAGGTTCCTTGTTATCACTCGGGAACAGACAGCCATGACGACGATGCTCAGACCCGCCCGCACCCTCGCGGCCAAGGCCGCCGACGGCCTCATCTGGCTGATCGCGCTCATTCACGTCCTGACGGCCGCAAGCCTTGTCCTCGTCCTGCTCACCTTTTCGCCGGCGCGCGCCGCCCAGGAGGTGGAGTGCAGCGGCAGCAATATCCTGGCAGGTCTGGAACAATCCGATCCGGACCGGCTTGCAGCCCTGCGCGAGGAAGCCGCTGCCGTGCCCAACGGAAAGGGCCTGCTCTGGAAGATCGAAGGCGGCGGATTGGCCCCTTCCTTCCTGCTCGGAACCATGCACGTGACCGATCCGCGCGTCCTGGCCATGCCCGCGGGCGCCGCCGAGGCCTTTGCAGCGGCCGCCACCGTGATCGTCGAATCGGACGAGATCATCGACGAGAGGAAAGCCAGCGCCGCCATCATGATGCGGCCCGACCTCACCATGTTCGCCGACAACAGGACGATCGACGATTTCCTCGAGCCGCAGGACCGGGAGCGCCTCGCCGCCGGCCTCAAGGCGCGCGGCATTCCCCTGCCGCTGGTCTCGAAAATGAAGCCGTGGATGATCGCAAGTTTCGTGGCGCTGCCGGCCTGCGAGTTCAGCCGCAAGGCGGCCGGCGCCTCCTTCCTCGACAAGAAGCTCGCCGAAGACGCCGTCGGACAGGGCAAGCGCTTGAAGGGCCTGGAGACGCTGGTCGAACAGCTCTCGGCCATGGATTCGCTTCCCGTCGAATGGCATCTCCAGGCCCTGATCGACACGCTCGCGCTCGGTCGGACGATCGATGACGTCCTGACGACGACGACCGATCTCTATCTCACCGGCGACACCGGCATGATCATGCCGATGATGAAGGCCGTCTCGGCGCAGGTATCGCCCCACGATCTCGGTTATGCCGATTTCGAACAGCGGATCATAATCGACCGCAACAGGACAATGGCAGCCCGGGCCGAGCCGATCCTGAAGCAGGGCAACGCCTTCATGGCCGTGGGTGCGCTGCATCTTCCGGGCAAGGATGGCCTCGTCGAGCTCTTGCGCCAGCAGGGTTTCACCGTCACCCCGGTCGATTGACGGTCATCGCGTCGCATTCAGTTCGGCAAGCAGGGCGGGAACGATCGCCTTGTGAAAGGGCGTCACGGCCGCAAGATAGAGGTAGCCGAACAGGTTTCTGCGGCGCACCAGCGTCGTGATGCCGATGACCTGGCTCTCCGCCGGTCCGTCACGCACCTCGACGACGATACGAAAATCCAGATGGCGGTCGTCGAAGCCAAGGACGGTGGCATGCTCGCTCTCGCACACGATCGAGAAGGCGCCGATCAGGTCTGAATCCGCGGCGGGTGCCGGGGCCTTGAGACCGAGGGGCAACGTCAGCCGATTGCGCAATCCCAAGAGATTTCGCACCCAGCGCGGTGCGCTGCCAAGCGTCCGCCTTGCCGCTTCGAGCGCACTCATGCGCTCGCCGAAAAACAGAAGTTCGTGGCAATCGGCCCAGTCGGCGCCGGGCAAGCATGCGTTCGGCAGGCGGGCGGCTACGCTTCGCGGTCTCATGAACACCAATCCTCCTTCACGCACCAGCCTTTCGGGAGGGCTATGGCTGCGGTGGCGTGTTAAGGATTGCGCCCGATCGGGGCACGAAGGCAGGGGGCCGCTTGTCGCAGCCCCCCGGCCAATTGTCACAGGGGGCCGCTTGTCGCAGCCCCCGGCCAATTGTCACAGGAGCCCGATTGTCACGTGCGCCGCAGCCCTCGAGGGCTGGGGGTTTTACGCAACCGTGCTTTCCGAAAATCGGCTCCGACTTTCGGGGCCGATGCCGTCGAGTCACATGTGGATTGGCTTGGCGAAGGTCGCGAGCGCCGCTTCCTTGACCGCTTCCGACATCGTCGGATGCGCATGGCAGGTGCGGCCGAGATCTTCCGACGAGCCGCCGAACTCCATCAGCACGGCGATCTCGTGGATCATCTCGCCGGCGCCGAAGCCGACGATATGGCCGCCGAGCACGCGGTCGGTTTCCTTGTCGGCGAGGATCTTCACGAAGCCGTCCGTCTGAAGCATGGCGCGGGCGCGGCCATTGGCGGTGAAGGGGAACTTTCCGACCCTGTAGGCGACGCCCGCTGCCTTCAGTTCCTCTTCCGTCTTGCCGACGGAAGCGACCTCCGGCTGGGTGTAGACGACGCCCGGGATTACCTCATAATTCACGTGACCGGCCTGGCCGGCGATGATCTCGGCCACCGCCACGCCTTCGTCTTCGGCCTTGTGGGCGAGCATCGGGCCGCGCACCACGTCGCCGATCGCATAGACGCCGGTAATGCTCGTCTGGAAATGATGATCGATCTCGATCCGGCCGCGGCTGTCGAGGACGACGCCCGCCTTGGCCAAGCCCATATTTTCCGAGCACGGTTTGCGGCCGGTCGCGACCAGCACGACATCCGCTTCGAGCGTGGTCGCCTCGCCGCCCTTGACCGGCTCGAACGTAACCTTGGCGCCGTTGTCCGACTTCTCGACACCGGTCACCTTGGCGCCGAGTTTGAATTCCAGCCCCTGCTTCGTCAGCATCCGCTGAAGCTGCTTGGCGACCTCGCCATCCATGCCGCCGAGAATCGTATCCAGGAACTCGACGACGGTCACCTTGGCGCCGAGGCGCGCCCAGACCGAGCCGAGTTCGAGGCCGATGACGCCGCCGCCGACGACGATCATGCTGGCCGGCACTTTCTCCAGTTCCAAAGCACCGGTCGAGGAGACGATCACCTTCTCGTCGAATTCGAGATCGACGCCAGGGATGCCGGCAACGTCCGACCCCGCGGCGATAACGATATTTTTCGCCTCGAGGATCTGCTCATCGCCATTGTCTTTGGTGACGGAAACCTTGCCTTGGCCCAGAACCTTGCCCAAGCCCTGAAAACCGTCGATCTTGTTCTTCTTGAAGAGGAAGGAGACACCGTCGACATTCGCCTTAACCGTTGCGTCCTTGTGCGCCATCATCTTCTTGAGATTGAGCGTCGGGCTTGCGACCTCCACGCCCAGCGCATCGAGGCCGTGCGCGGCGTGGTGGAACATTTCGGAAGCGTGCAGCAGCGCCTTCGACGGAATGCAGCCGACATTGAGGCAGGTGCCGCCATAGGTGCTGCGCTTTTCGACCACGGCGACCTTCATGCCGAGCTGCGCCGCCTTGATGGCGCAGACATAGCCCCCCGGACCGCTTCCGATTACGATGAGATCATAAGCCATTTGATAATCCTTCTTGGGAGGGGCGGTCACCGGCCGCCACTGACATTAAGAATGGCCCCCGTCACGTAAGTCGCCTTGTCGGACAGGAGATAGAGAATTGCATCGGCAACTTCGCCGGCCGTGCCGGGACGCTGAATGGGGATGGAGGGCGCAAGATCCCGCGCGCGGTCTGGCAGACCGCCGGAGGCGTGGATCTCTGTGTCGATGATGCCGGGGCGAACGGCGTTGACGCGAATGCCTTCGCCGGCAACCTCACGCGCCAGGCCGACCGTGAAGCTTTCGATCGCCCCCTTCGAAGCGGCGTAATCGACATATTGGCCGGGCGCGCCGAGCACGGCTGCGACGGACGAGAGATTGACGATCGAACCGCCGCGCCCGCCGCGACGCGTCGACAGGCGAAGCACCGCCTCGGCGGAGCAGCGGATCGCGCCGGTCACGTTGACGCGAAACATCCGCTCCAGCCGCTCGGGCGAAATCTCGTCGATCCGCTGCGGGGGACCGACGATGCCGGCATTGTTGACGAGCCCGTCGAGCCGCCCGAATGCCGCGTCGACCGCCGCAAAGATTGCCCGCACCCCATCTTCGGTGCCGACGTCACCCTGAACCGCAATCGCAAAGCCGCCGCTTGCAGAAATGCGGCCCACGATATCCTCCGCCGCCTGGACGTTCGCCGCATAGTTGACCGCGACCCGCCAGCCTTCGGCTGCGGCCGCAAGACACACGGCCGCCCCAATGCCGCGGCTGCCGCCGGTCACGAGAAGAACGCGGCGCTCGCTCATGCGGCGCATCCCGTGAACCGAAAAGCGTCGGAACTGTCCGACTGCGCCTTGCCTTCGCCCCAGGCGGTCGAGGCGCGCAGCGACGGTCCGAAATCCGGAAGCAGGATCTGTACGGCAGCCGGTGAGTCCTCCGCTTCGAGCAGGCCGATCTTGCCGGCGCCGTCGACCGTATAGATCGGCCCCTGCCAGACCGTGCAGGCCGACAGCTCGGCACCGGTCACGTCGCCGGTCGGGCAATCATGCATGACGATGCCGTGCGGACGTTCCGGCTCACCGGAGGCCATGACCACCCCGTCGAGAGCCAGGCTGGCGCCGGCAATCCTGATCTTGAAGTGATTGCTGGTGACAGCGGCCTCGGATCCGACCGGCTCGAAGCGGAGCTCATGGCCGGCCTGGTCCTCATAGATCGCGTTTGCCTGGCTGCATTCGCTGGCATGCGCCGGGCATACCCCGAGCGCAAGCGCGAGCGCGGCGAGGAGAACTTTGCCGCCACGCATCGTCAGGCAGCCTTTTCGGTCGCGAGTTTCAGGCCGAGCGCGATGAAGACGAGGCCGCTCGCCCGATCGATCCACTTGCTTGCGCGAGTGAAGGCCGCCCGCATCCTAGGCGTCGTCATGAAAAGGCTGACGCCGACGAACCAGAGGATCAGCGCACTTGCCATAATGAGGCCGTAGCCGAACTTGACCGCCATCGGCGTATGCGCGCTGACGACGGTCGAGAAGATCGACAGGAAAAAGAAGACCGCCTTCGGATTGAGTGCATTGGCCGCGAAGCCGAGACCGAACGCCTTCAGCGCCGACTGCCCCTTGGGCGCGCCGGTGGGCTGCCCCGTCTCGACCGCGATATGCGTCTCACCGGCTCTGAGCGCCTTGACGCCGATATAGATCAGGTAAGCGACACCGCACCATTTGACGATGTTGAAGAGGTATATCGATTGCGAAATGATCAGCCCTAGGCCGAGAATCGTGTAGGTGACATGGAACATCAGCGACGCGCCGATGCCGAAGGCGGTGATGATTGCCGGACGCCGACCGTGCACCAGCGACTGCCGCATCACCATGGCGAGATCCGCACCGGGCGAAACGATGGCGAAGGTGAAGATCGCCATCAGGGATGCCAGTTCGACCAGGTAGTTGCTCATGGTTTGCGACCGATAGTTCGAGGACCCGTATGGTGCCGAAGAGAGAATTGGATGCGCGCAGAGCGTGCGTTTCAGAACCCTAACCGCTGGCTCCGTGCCTGTCGATGCCCCTACCGGTACGCGACCCGACGGTGCGCATCGACAACCTGGCATGGGGGAGAACGAAAGGGGCTGTCGCCCCTTCCTTAGAGATCGAGCACCAGGCGTTCAGGATCCTCG includes:
- a CDS encoding DUF4345 domain-containing protein, which codes for MEFYIPTETGEFVAFSAAGVAALIGLVMLFAPRLAFRAAGIGLAEGRRGGLAEARSTMGGMHVGLGLGAILLAQPMVYLAVGAAFALAAFGRALSMMSDNGATLFNWLALAVQAALAALPLAYVFGLI
- a CDS encoding type II toxin-antitoxin system VapC family toxin, which gives rise to MFVDACAPIAVLSDEGESDRVSEALMKAQTRITSPLAILETALALSRPDKFDMAIEALEPLIMDFLEARAIEICDLPPAKRASNLALSAAHRYRKGRHGLNLADCIHYACAKYYRVPILATDDEFRETDLETVP
- a CDS encoding type II toxin-antitoxin system VapB family antitoxin, which gives rise to MQAATMAINVTNERADELTRKFAKIAKVSISDAIITAMREAIERRLNVETPAQTAARLREKYHVELNEKARKPLPKEAFDEMWEA
- a CDS encoding F0F1 ATP synthase subunit delta → MPVADTSQLISGVAERYASSLFELALEAGSVEAVGAELVRVQALIDGSDDLKRLVVSPVFSADDQFKAVSALVEKVGFSGLVGNFLKVVARNRRLFALPGIIKAFRLIAARHRGEVTADVTSAHALTEAQQTELKATLKGVTGKDVAINVTVDPSILGGLIVKVGSRQIDTSLRTKLSTLKLALKEVG
- a CDS encoding tyrosine recombinase XerC; translated protein: MNELLVIGHPEVMAERQRWLASLAGERRLSEKTIEAYERDTRQFLTFLTGHLASPPRLADIHSLRPADLRGFLAQRRKGGAGARTLGRGLAGLRSFLRYLERNGLANAAGAAAVRSPKQPKLLPKPLTDREALKVVTTDAQLAEEPWIAARNAAVLTLLYGCGLRISEALELSPEDIAGAASLRVVGKGGKTRIVPLIDAASEAVAAYRQLCPYHLGPGEPLFRGARGARLQPAIIQREMQKLRTALGLPDSATPHALRHSFATHLLAGGGDLRTIQELLGHASLSTTQVYTGVDSTRLLEIYDRAHPRA
- the fsa gene encoding fructose-6-phosphate aldolase, which gives rise to MKFFVDTADVKEIRELNDLGLLDGVTTNPSLILKSGRDIVEVTKEICDIVDGPVSAEVTATEYSEMMKEAAALSKIADNICIKVPLTLDGLKACKALTSDGHQTNVTLCFSANQALLAAKAGATFVSPFIGRLDDIAFDGMDLIREIRHIFDNYGYETEILAASVRTVNHVKEAALIGADVVTAPPATLKALVKHPLTDKGLEMFLADWAKTGQKIG
- a CDS encoding GNAT family N-acetyltransferase → MARRDSASALAHFAEAIALVSQGQPGHIVDTLIAERGRKIAHHPLWPVVRPFLYTLLNYRKAIEFADSVANMQGFQAFEHLSSVLSLDVRVDRPERIPASGGFLLVSNHPTGIADGIAVFDLLKSRRPDMMFFANRDAIRVNPRFVEMIIPVEWREEYKSKLKARETLQVTNRAIEAGKATVLFPSGRIAYWADGRLNERPWKSSAVSFARKYGLPILPVHMSARNSGLFYWFAKWSTELRDMTVFHELLNKKGDLFDFRIGNLIAPEALEGDPADVTRALERHTVIELARDSDAVFAAPAEAA
- a CDS encoding primosomal protein N' — protein: MTLNSTDLFGAVLDRRVVPVLLPMPAPKAYSYAVPDGMAVEPGSIVQVPLGPRLVVGVVWDGPDDGTVDRKKLKAVEKVFDCPPLTPDMRAFLDWVAAYTVTPPGLVARMALRAPTAFDPEPMVEALRLTEMRPERMTAARERVIAAAGDGYSWTRSGLAHAAGVSSSVIDGLQAQGVFETLFMPPPPVVAAPDPDFTAPRLEGPQRQAAADLLAAVEEGKFSVSLIDGITGSGKTEVYFEAIAATLRAGKQVLILLPEIALTASFLERFQDRFGAKPAEWHSDLAPRTREKVWRQVTTGQVRVVAGARSALFLPFEDLGLIIVDEEHDPAYKQEDRVFYNARDMAVVRGRISGFPVVLVSATPSIESRVNGEVGRYRPIHLPTRFGDAALPHLGIVDMRRHPPERGGFLSPVLLNEIGKTIGRGEQALLFLNRRGYAPLTLCRVCGHRFQCPDCSSWLVEHRFRRQIQCHHCGYAERTPEACPECGTLDHLVACGPGVERIAEEVERHFPEARTIVLSSDLMGVKRLRLELEAIASGEADIVIGTQLVAKGHNFPMMTLVGIVDADLGLANGDPRAAERTFQLLSQVTGRAGRTGLKSLGLLQTYQPQHPVMQAIVSGDSDAFYEREIQERERAVLPPFGRLASIIVSADSRQDAEGHARSLRSAAPHVDGISMLGPAEAPLALIRGRHRFRLLVHGRRSSDMQAFLKAMLAAGPKERGSVSVQLDVDPQSFL
- a CDS encoding TraB/GumN family protein, with protein sequence MTTMLRPARTLAAKAADGLIWLIALIHVLTAASLVLVLLTFSPARAAQEVECSGSNILAGLEQSDPDRLAALREEAAAVPNGKGLLWKIEGGGLAPSFLLGTMHVTDPRVLAMPAGAAEAFAAAATVIVESDEIIDERKASAAIMMRPDLTMFADNRTIDDFLEPQDRERLAAGLKARGIPLPLVSKMKPWMIASFVALPACEFSRKAAGASFLDKKLAEDAVGQGKRLKGLETLVEQLSAMDSLPVEWHLQALIDTLALGRTIDDVLTTTTDLYLTGDTGMIMPMMKAVSAQVSPHDLGYADFEQRIIIDRNRTMAARAEPILKQGNAFMAVGALHLPGKDGLVELLRQQGFTVTPVD